In the genome of Telluria beijingensis, one region contains:
- a CDS encoding ATP-binding protein — MFAPFVQARRALRFAWFKSGLFWRTFFLMSVLTAVSMGAWIGMISVVQRGPQVQQTAELVVSVVTITKAALTHSAPDLRRELLLELASSEGIRIFTLEDTDVVEPPPNNPLMPEIAAMVRERLGASTRFSSGLNGVPGFYISFNIEDDQYWLMLERERLAGLTRVQWLGWATVVGLLSVVGAALISSLVNRPLARLTAAARAIAKGERPARLPEKGSQEIIEANRSFNQMVEDLAQVEKDRAVILAGISHDLRTPLARMGLEVEMANLSQEAREGMQSDIAQMDAIIGQFLDYAKPTEAATFVAVNLSEMLSDVGREAARIPDLHVKTDLMPGVHVMGNATDLRRVINNIIENARRYGKTPDTACTDIDIVLRVKATGHGRRAVIEIGDHGVGVPPDQIAQLMKPFTRLDSARGQANGAGLGLAIVERVLTRHNAGLEVRNREGGGFLLQVALPLAA; from the coding sequence GTGTTCGCCCCATTCGTTCAAGCGCGGCGCGCGCTGCGCTTCGCCTGGTTCAAGAGCGGCCTGTTCTGGCGCACCTTCTTCCTGATGTCGGTGCTGACCGCGGTGTCGATGGGCGCCTGGATCGGCATGATCAGCGTGGTCCAGCGCGGCCCGCAGGTGCAGCAGACCGCCGAACTGGTGGTGTCGGTGGTGACCATCACCAAGGCCGCGCTGACCCACTCGGCGCCCGACCTGCGGCGCGAGCTGCTGCTCGAACTGGCGTCCAGCGAAGGCATCCGCATCTTCACGCTCGAAGACACCGACGTCGTCGAGCCGCCGCCGAACAATCCCCTGATGCCCGAGATCGCGGCCATGGTGCGCGAGCGCCTGGGCGCCAGCACGCGCTTCTCGAGCGGCCTGAATGGCGTGCCGGGCTTCTACATCAGCTTCAATATCGAGGACGACCAGTACTGGCTGATGCTGGAACGCGAGCGCCTGGCCGGCCTGACGCGCGTGCAGTGGCTGGGCTGGGCCACGGTGGTGGGCCTGCTGTCGGTGGTCGGCGCGGCGCTGATCTCGAGCCTGGTCAACCGCCCGCTGGCGCGCCTGACGGCTGCCGCGCGCGCGATCGCCAAGGGCGAGCGTCCCGCGCGCCTGCCCGAGAAGGGATCGCAAGAGATCATCGAGGCAAATCGCAGCTTCAACCAGATGGTGGAAGACCTGGCGCAGGTGGAGAAGGACCGCGCCGTGATCCTGGCCGGCATCTCGCACGACCTGCGCACGCCGCTGGCGCGCATGGGGCTGGAGGTCGAGATGGCCAATCTGTCGCAGGAGGCGCGCGAAGGCATGCAGTCGGACATCGCGCAGATGGACGCCATCATCGGCCAGTTCCTCGACTATGCCAAGCCGACCGAGGCCGCCACCTTCGTGGCGGTGAACCTGTCCGAGATGCTGTCCGACGTCGGCCGCGAGGCGGCCCGCATTCCCGACCTGCATGTCAAGACCGACCTGATGCCGGGAGTGCACGTGATGGGCAACGCGACCGACCTGCGGCGCGTGATCAACAACATCATCGAGAACGCGCGCCGCTACGGCAAGACGCCGGATACCGCGTGCACCGACATCGACATCGTGCTGCGCGTGAAGGCCACGGGCCACGGCCGGCGCGCCGTGATCGAGATCGGCGACCATGGCGTCGGCGTGCCGCCGGACCAGATCGCGCAGCTGATGAAACCCTTCACGCGCCTGGACAGCGCGCGCGGGCAGGCCAATGGCGCCGGGCTGGGCCTTGCGATCGTGGAGCGGGTGCTGACCCGGCACAATGCGGGGCTGGAAGTGCGTAACCGCGAGGGCGGCGGGTTCTTGCTGCAGGTGGCGTTGCCGCTGGCGGCTTGA